One part of the Garciella nitratireducens DSM 15102 genome encodes these proteins:
- the rpsG gene encoding 30S ribosomal protein S7 produces MPRKGPVPKREVLSDPIYNSVLVTKLINNVMLDGKRGIAQKIVYGAFDIIAEKTGRDALDVFEEALNNIMPVLEVKARRVGGATYQVPMEVRPDRRQALGLRWLTNYARLRGEKTMTERLANEILDALNNTGGAVKKKEDVHRMAEANKAFAHYRW; encoded by the coding sequence GTGCCAAGAAAAGGACCTGTGCCCAAAAGAGAAGTATTATCAGATCCAATTTATAATAGTGTTTTAGTTACAAAACTTATTAATAATGTTATGCTTGATGGGAAAAGAGGAATCGCTCAAAAAATTGTTTATGGAGCTTTTGATATTATAGCTGAAAAAACGGGAAGAGATGCTTTAGATGTCTTTGAAGAAGCATTAAATAATATTATGCCCGTTTTAGAAGTAAAGGCAAGACGTGTAGGAGGAGCAACTTATCAAGTACCTATGGAAGTAAGACCTGATAGAAGACAAGCATTGGGATTAAGATGGCTTACCAATTATGCCAGATTAAGAGGAGAAAAAACTATGACAGAACGTCTAGCTAATGAAATTTTAGATGCATTAAATAATACTGGTGGAGCAGTAAAGAAAAAAGAAGATGTGCATAGGATGGCTGAAGCAAACAAAGCTTTTGCTCATTATAGATGGTAG
- a CDS encoding ribosomal L7Ae/L30e/S12e/Gadd45 family protein, which produces MLNKLGCSKNRVVGFKQTRKAIQEGRAKVVFLAKDVEKNLLEKIEELCKINNVELIYITTMKELGKACNIDVKAACAALIYDK; this is translated from the coding sequence ATGCTAAATAAACTTGGTTGTTCTAAAAATAGAGTGGTAGGTTTTAAACAAACTCGGAAAGCTATTCAAGAAGGCAGAGCAAAAGTAGTATTTTTAGCCAAAGATGTAGAAAAAAACTTATTGGAGAAAATCGAAGAATTGTGCAAGATAAATAATGTGGAATTAATTTATATAACAACTATGAAGGAGCTAGGGAAAGCTTGTAATATTGATGTAAAAGCTGCTTGTGCTGCTTTAATATATGATAAATAA
- the rpsL gene encoding 30S ribosomal protein S12, with product MPTINQLVRKGRKQLEEKSDSPALKGSPQKRGVCTAVKTTTPKKPNSALRKVARVRLTNGIEVTSYIPGIGHNLQEHSVVLIRGGRVKDLPGVRYHIVRGTLDTAGVQDRKQARSKYGTKKSKK from the coding sequence ATGCCAACCATTAATCAATTAGTAAGAAAAGGTAGAAAACAGCTTGAAGAGAAATCAGACTCTCCAGCATTAAAGGGAAGTCCACAAAAAAGAGGAGTTTGTACTGCGGTAAAAACAACTACTCCCAAAAAACCAAACTCTGCTCTTAGAAAAGTTGCAAGAGTGAGATTAACTAATGGAATTGAAGTTACTTCTTATATTCCAGGAATTGGTCATAATTTGCAAGAGCATAGTGTTGTACTAATTCGTGGAGGAAGAGTAAAAGACTTACCAGGGGTACGTTATCATATTGTACGTGGGACTCTAGATACAGCTGGAGTGCAAGATAGAAAGCAAGCTCGTTCAAAGTACGGTACAAAAAAATCAAAAAAATAG